The Chanodichthys erythropterus isolate Z2021 chromosome 12, ASM2448905v1, whole genome shotgun sequence genome contains a region encoding:
- the zgc:111983 gene encoding uncharacterized protein zgc:111983, with the protein MEWRIIVPVLCLIGILHVPGNVAQTNNTNNATVYRFSLRFSINDTFLSNYSDLTNTATAALKSNITTQVEPLYKNKYTNFLRFNILKFSAGSIVTEGELQFSNGSKPNASDLTQVLTNGIFSFTIITNSTTAAEVTEPAATTTATPTTTTPAPAKIGKFSLVFKIFQTFKSIYANLTDPETVVLTNNITNECSRVYKNRFSHFHRMVIQKFSNGSIVTDSVLEFNTTAIAIPNAAEVKNTLIAAIANGNFSFSVDNTSITATVIPDSASGSPVLASTLTAVWMILASLLLSAVIH; encoded by the exons ATGGAGTGGAGGATTATTGTACCTGTTCTGTGTCTAATTG GAATCTTACATGTGCCTGGAAATGTTGCTCAAACAAACAACACCAACAACGCCACTGTTTATCGATTCAGTCTGCGCTTCAGCATCAATGACACTTTCCTGAGTAACTACTCCGACCTCACCAATACTGCAACCGCAGCTCTGAAAAGCAACATCACCACTCAG GTTGAGCCActatacaagaacaaatataCAAACTTCCTACGCTTCAATATTTTGAAATTCAG TGCTGGCTCCATTGTGACAGAGGGAGAACTTCAATTTTCCAACGGATCTAAGCCTAATGCATCAGATCTGACACAAGTCTTGACTAATGGAATTTTCAGCTTCACAATCATTACGAATTCCACAACAGCTGCTGAGGTCACAGAGCCTGCTG caACAACAACTGCAACTCCAACTACAACCACCCCTGCACCTGCTAAAATTGGGAAGTTTAGTTTAGTGTTCAAGATTTTTCAAACTTTCAAGAGCATCTACGCCAATCTCACTGATCCTGAGACCGTAGTGCTGACAAATAACATCACCAATGAG TGTTCTCGAGTTTACAAGAATCGTTTCTCACATTTCCACCGCATGGTCATTCAGAAGTTCAG CAATGGCTCCATTGTGACTGATTCTGTCCTCGAGTTTAACACCACGGCTATCGCTATTCCTAATGCGGCAGAAGTGAAAAACACCCTTATTGCAGCAATCGCAAATGGAAATTTCAGCTTCTCAGTTGATAACACATCCATCACTGCTACTGTTATCCCAGACAGCG CTAGCGGATCTCCAGTCCTGGCTAGTACACTCACAGCTGTGTGGATGATCCTAGCATCACTTCTGTTGTCAGCTGTGATTCACTAA